In Streptomyces rapamycinicus NRRL 5491, the genomic stretch CCGGGCAGATAGCCCAACTCCTGGCCACCCACCGCGTACAGCGGGCGGAAGATCATCACCTTGCGGTGCTGACGCCGCTCCAGCACGGCCTCGAGACCCGCGCACAGCGCCAGCGCCGACTTGCCCGTACCGGCCCGGCCGCCCATCGAAATGATGCCGACCTCCGGGTCGAGCAGCAGGTCCAGGGCGATGCGCTGCTCCGCGCTGCGCCCGTGGATGCCGAACGCCTCGCGGTCGCCGCGCACCAGCCGCACCTGGCCGTCCGGGGTGACCCGGCCCAGCGCGTTACCGCGCTCGGACTGGAGCACCAGACCGGTGTGCACAGGGAGTCCGGCCGCCTCGGGGACGTACGCCGTCTCGGCGGCGAACAGGTCGTCCACCTGTTCGGCCGGGACGGCGAGCTCCGTCATCCCGGTCCAGCCCGAGTCGGTGATCGCCAGCTCCGCGCGGTACTCCTCGGCGAGCAGGCCCACCGAGGACGCCTTGATGCGCAGTGGCAGGTCCTTGGACACGACGGTGACGTCGTACCCCTCGGCCTGCAAGTTTCTGGCGACCGCGAGGATCCGCGAGTCGTTGTCCCCCACTTTGCCGCCGTGGTTCCGGAAGGCGGCGGGGAGGATGCCCGGGTCGGAGTGGTTGAGCTCGACACGCAGTGTGCCGCCCAGTTCCCCGATGGGGATCGGAGCGTCCAGACGGCCGTAACGGATGCGGTACTCGTCCAGCAGGCGGAGCGCCTGCCGTGCGAAGTACCCGAGCTCCGGGTGGTGCCGCTTGGCCTCCAGTTCCGTGACCACCACGACCGGCAGCACGACTTCGTGCTCGTCGAAGCGGGCCATGGCATTGGGGTCGGCCAGCAGGACGCTGGTGTCGAGGACATAGGTGCGCCGGTCGTGCTCGCGGCGTTTCTTGCTGGTCACCACGGGTGGACGAACCCCCTCGGGAGAGGTTGGGGTGCGACGGCGTCGCGGGAGTGAGGTATCCCCGCCGCAGACGGGGAACGGACCGGGCTCAGGCCCCACTGGGAGGGCCGAGCGCCGGCCCTCCGCGTCATACGCACGATCCGCACAGTCGTCCGTGTGCAAAGGGCCTCCCGGGCGAACGGCCCGATGCCGTCCGCTGGCAGTTCGACGCCCAACTGGACAGGTGGGACAGGGCGTCGACCTGGAAGGGATATTCCCTCGAACGTGCGGGGGCATGCAACGGCATATGACGGCGCGGATATGAACGTTGTGAAACCGGCGTGCCACACGGCCCGGGGCCGGACGCCGGGCGGCGTCCGGCCCCGGGCCGGTGAACTGCGGTACTACTAACGGGAACTAGTTGCCGTACCTGCGATGACGGGCGGCGTAGTCGCGCAGCGCGCGGAGGAAGTCGACCTTGCGGAAGGCGGGCCAGAAAACTTCACAGAAGTAGTACTCCGAATGGGCACTCTGCCACAGCATGAAGCCCGAGAGCCGCTGCTCACCGCTGGTGCGGATCACCAGGTCCGGATCGGGCTGCCCGCGGGTGTACAGGTGTTCGGAGATGAGGTCGATGTCGACGACCTCGGCGAGCTCCTCGAAGGAGGTGCCCTTGGTGGCGTGGTCCAGCAGCAGCGACCGCACCGCGTCGGCGATCTCCTGCCGCCCGCCGTAGCCGACGGCCACGTTGACCAGTATTCCGTCGATGTGCTCGGTGTCCCGCTCGGCCTCCTTGAGGACCGTCTGGGTGCGGGAGGGCAGCAGATCGCGGTTGCCGACGTGGTGCACCCGCCAGCGGCCGTCGGCGGCCAGGTCGCGGACCGCGCCCTCGATGATGCTCAGGAGCGGTACCAGCTCCTCCTCGGGGCGGTCCAGGTTGTCGGTGGAGAGCAGCCAGAGCGTGACGACCTCGACGTCCGTCTCGCTGCACCAGCCGAGCAGCTCCTGGATCTTGCTGGCGCCGGCCTTGTGGCCCTGCTCGGCGGTGCCGCCGGCGGCGCGGGCCCAGCGGCGGTTGCCGTCGAGGATGACTCCGATGTGCTTGGGCACCTGGTCGTGATCGAGGCGGCCTTCCACCCGGCGTGCGTAGAGCCCGTACACCAGGTCGCGCAACTTCACGTCTTCCAGCCCCTCAGTGCTTCACATGGCTCGCCATGGCAGTCCGCCCCAAGGCCGACACCCTACTGCGGGGCGGGGGGACTGGCTAACCGGGGCGACCGAATGATCGCATCCCGTCACGCTTCGTAGCCGATCGTGTGGGATACGTGCCGCCCATTTGAACCCCAGAAGCCCGAAATGGACCCGAAATAAAGCGGGCCGGTCCGTGGGGGGGAGTACGGACCGGCCCGAGGGGGGGTTTCCACCATAACGCTTCGTGAGGGGATGTCCATGCATCTCGGCGGGGCGGGCCCGCCGCGCCGAGATGTCATCCGGCGCCGAGCGCCCCCAGCACCAGTCCGGCGCCCGCTCCAAGGATCATGAACGGGCCGAAGGCCATCGCGGTCCGGCGCCCGGCCCGCCGGGTCAGCACCAGGCCCACGGCGCAGCAGGAGCCCAGCAGCAGCCCGGCGAGGGCGCCCACGAAGAGCACGTCCCAGCCGTACCAGCCGAGGGCGACCCCGAGGGTCAGCGCGAGCTTGACGTCGCCGAACCCCATCCCGCTCGGGCTGATCAGGAACAGCACCAGATACGCCCCGCCCAGCACCACGCCACCCAGCAGCGCCCGCGGCCAGGACCCGGCGCTGTGCGGAAGCAGCGCCGCCGCGCCGAGCAGCGCCGCGGCGCCGCCCGCCATGGGCAGGGTGAGGACGTCCGGCAGCCGGTTGACCGCCAGGTCCACGGCCGTGAGCAGCACCCCGAGCGGCACCAGCAGCAGCCACACGGCCAGCTCGGGGCGCGCGCCGACGGCCGCCGCCAGCCCCGCGCACACCAGCGCGGTGAGCACGGCGGCGAGCACCGGGCCGGTCCCGTAGTCCCGCTCGCCGTCCCGGCAGCCGGCGCAGCGGGCGGGGCCCAGCCAGCCGCGCGCCGGGCCGGTGAGCGCGTGCCCGCGCGGACAGGCGCCGCGCCAGGGCTCCTCCGGCTCGACGGCCAGCCGGTAGAGCGGGCGCGGTACGAGCAGCCCGGCGGCCGCGCCGTACGCGGCGGCCAGCACGATCAGCAGCGGTTGCACGGGCCGAGCCTACGGAAGCGCCCGCCCGGTGGAACACTGCCGGGACGGGCGGACGGCGTGGAACGGGCGAAGGGGGCGCGGGTCATGGGCCGCTGGCGGGACGGTACGGGGACGCTGCGCGTGGTGGGCGGCGCGGACGGCGGCCCGGGCGGCGGCTCGAACGGCGCGAAGGAGGACCCGGGGGGCGTGGCGGGCGGCGCGGGGCGTGCGGGCGGCGCGGGAGGTGCGGGCGGCGCGGGAGGTGCGGGCGGCGCGGGAGGTGCGGGCGGCGCGGGAGGTGCGGAGAGCATTCCGCTCACCATCGCCGCCTCCTACCGCGCCCGCGCCCGCGGGCTGCTCGGCCGGGACGGGCTGACCGGAGCGCTCCTGCTCACCCCCGCGAGCGGGGTGCACACCTTCCGGATGCGGTTCGCCATCGACGTCGCCTATCTGGACCGGCGGCTCACCGTCCTGGACGTCCATACCCTGCGCCCCGGGCGGCTCGGACGGCCCCGGCTGCGGTCCCGCCATGTGCTGGAGGCGGAGGCGGGCGCGTTGGAGCGCTGGGGCGTGCGGCGGGGCGTGCGCATCGTGATCGCCCCCGGCCCTTCAGCGCCGCCGCCTCCTTCTGTACGCTGACGTCTCGGTGCCATGGTTGGGGCATCCTCGATCGGTCAATGGTGGGGACACCCTCGATCGCGGTCGAGATCATCGAGGTAGAGGTATAGGGGTAGGGGTAGCACGGTGACGACCACGGGCAAGATTCTGCGTTTCGACGAGTTCCGCGGCTACGGCTTCATCGCACCGGACGACGGTGGCGAGGACGTCTTCATGCACGCCAATGACCTGCTGGACGAGAAGCACCTGTTCCAGCCCGGGTCCAAGGTGCGGTTCGTTCCCGAATACGGCGACAAGGGGCCCAAGGCCTCCGAGGTGCGCGTTGTCGAACGCGCCGCGCCGGTCGAACGCGCCGCGCCGATCGTACGGCCCTCCGCCGGTCCGGACGGCGACGACACCATGTGCGATGTGCTGTCGGCCGCCGAGTTCCGGCAGGAGCTCACGGAGGCGCTGGTCGAGGTGGGCGGCAGTCTGACCGCCGACCAGATCAAGCAGGTGCGCAGGCGGGTCATCGAGATCGCCCAGGCACACAACTGGATCGAATCCTGACAGCAGGCTGAGGGGCCGCCGCCGCGACGAACCGTCGCGGCGGCGGCCCCTCGGCTTTCGGTGCGCCTCGGCTCGGCTCTCAGCGAGCCTCAGCTTCCGGTGACGGAGAGCCTCAGCTTCCGGTGACTCTCAGCATCGCCCACATCGCCGCCGTCGCGGCCACCACGGTCGCCGGTGCGGTCAGCAGCCCCAGGCGGGTGAACACCCCCAGGTCGGAGCCGGTCTCCGGGTCGTGGCGGTGGACTATGCGCCGCCACAGCAGGGTGGCCAGGGAGCCGACATAGGTGAGGTTGGGGCCCAGGTTGACGCCGATCAGCACGGCGAGCACGGGCCCGGGGCCGCCCCCGGAGGCGATCGGCAGCAGCGCCAGCACGGCGGGCAGGTTGTTGATCAGGTTGGCCAGCACCGCCGCGACCGCCGCGATCCCCAGCAGCGCGGGCAGGCTCGCCCCGGTGGGCAGCACCTGCCCCAGCGCCCCCTGGAGACCGCCCGCCAGCACGGCCTGGACCACCACCCCGAGCGCCAGCACGAACAGGCAGAACAGCGGCCCGGTCGCGCCGATCGCCTCCCTTACGGTCGCCCGGCGGCGCCGCAGCGCCCTTACGGTGAGCACGAGAGCACCCGCCCAGGCCGCCCACTGGGGGTCCAGGCCCGCCAGCGAGGTCCCCACGAACCCGGCGAGGGTCAGCAGCAGCACGGTCACCGCGAACACCGGCACCCGGGGCCAGTCGGCGGGCGGGGGCTCGCTGGTCCCGGCGGCCAGATCGTCGGCGAAGAAGCGGCGGAAGACCAGGTACTCGATGCCGATGGTCACCACCCAGGCGGGCCCCATCAGCACGGCGAACCGGGTGAAGGAGACCCCGCCGGCCTCCAGGGCGAGCAGATTGGTGAGGTTGGAGACCGGGAGGAGCAGGGACGCCGAGTTCGACAGATGCGCGCAGGCGTACACATGCGGCCGGGACCGCGCCCCGAGCCGGGCCGCCGTGGCGAACACCACCGGCGTGAGCAGCACCACGGTGGCGTCCAGGCTCAGCACGGCGGTGACGGCGGCCGCGACGGCGAACACCCCGCCCAGGAGCCGGTCCGTACGCCCCGCGCAGGCCCGCGCCACGGCCTGCCCCGCCGCCTCGAAGAGCCCCTCGTCGGCGCACATCCGGGCCAGCAGCAGCACGGCGGCCAGAAAGCCCACGACGGGCAGCAGCTCCCGGGCCTCCGCCCAGGCCCCGGCGGGCGAGACCGCCCCGATGGCCACCACGATCCCGGCGGCAGGCACCGCCGCGACGGCTTCCGGCAGGCCCCGGGGCCGTACCACCGCGAAAGCCAGTACGCCGAGAAGCAGGGCGACGGCAAGGGTCTCGGCGACGGCGGTACTCAGAACAAACTCCGGCGAAGGGTGCGATCAACACACCCATGATGCGGCATCGGGCGCCGCGGCCACGCCCGGCCGGTTCGGGCAGGCGGCCGACGGGGCATGACGCCTGCGGCGCGCTGCTTTCCCCTCCCCGCCCCTTCCCGATACCAGGGGCTCCGCCCCTGGACCCCGGACCGGGACCCGGGCGAAGCCCCACCGCGCGGCGGAGCCGCATACCGATGCCACCGGAAGGAACGGAACCCCCGTCCGGGGTACAGGGGCGAAGCCCGGTCCGGGGTCCAGGGGCGTGGCCCGGTCCGGGGTCTGGGGCGGAGCCCCGCCCGGGGTGCAGAGGCGAAGCCCGGTCCGGAGTCCGGGGAACCCAGCCCGGAGTCCGGAGCGTGACCCGGCCCGGAGTCCGGAGCGTGACCCGGCCCGGAGTCCGGGGCGAAGCCCGGCCCGGAGTCCGTCCGGGGCCCGGGGCGGAGACCCGGTTGTGGGAGGGGCGGGGAGGGGGAGTCCGGCGGATGCCGCGCGGGGCAGCCCAGGCTCAGGCGGTCCTGGGGAAGCTGACCTCCACCCGGCGGTTGCGCTTGCGGCCCTCCTCGGTCGCGTTGTCCGCGATCGGGTACTGCTCGCCGTAGCCCCGGATCTCGTAGTTGATGGAAGGGTCCAGGTCCTCGGCGAGCGCCTGCTGCACCGCGTTGGCCCGCTGCTTGGACAGCACGATGCCGTGGCCCGCGGAGCCCAGGTCGTCGGTGAAGCCGAAGACGCGGACGCTCTTGGCGTTCTGCCGCTCCGCCTCGGAGGCGATCTCCTTGATCCGGGCCCGCGCGTCGCCGCCCAGCTTCGCGCTGTCCTTGCCGAAGAGCACCTCGGCCTGGAGGGCGAACTTCACCTTGGCATTGGTGTCCTCCCGCCGCTCGTCGCCGTCGTCCGTCTCGACCACGGACTTGATGTCCAGGACCCGGCCGGGTGCCAGCTTGGCGCCCTCGGGCATCTTCAGATCGGAGTCCTTGGCGTCGATCTTCACCGGCGGGGTGGTGTCGGCGGGCGCGCCGGGGCCGCTGTCCGCGTGGGCGGGCGGCGCCGGGGCGGTGAGGGTGACCAGGAGCGCGGTGGAGGCCAGCGCGGCCAGTACGGGGCCGCGGCGCGCGGGGCGGGTCGTCGTCTGTGGTGTCATGGCGCGGCTCACCCGGAGAGGGTGATGCTGACGGACGGCATGGTCGGGATCTGGAAGTCGATGTCCTTGACGCTCTTCGGCGGGGCGGGGAACTGGGCGAACAGCGGACGGCTCTCGTTCGGCTTGATCCCGGAGAGGCCCGTGGTGCACAGGCACTGGCCGTCGGTGTCCCGGAGGACGAGATAGCGCTTCTTGCCCTTCTCGTCGATCAGGGACGCCCCGGAGACGGACGAGAGGGACTTCACCTCGGTCTCCTTCGAGCGCCAGTCGATCGCGTTGAAGAGCCGGCTGCCGTGGTTGGTGACGGTGGCGTTGACGGTCACGAACCCGCCGTCGTCGCGCACCGCGGAGTGCAGGGTGACGACTATCCCGCCGGGCCCCTTCATCTCGCCGATGGTCTTGGAGGAATCCGCCGCGGGCTCCTGCTCGTCGCCGTCGTCCTTGCCCGCGGTCGACGTCCGGTCCGCGGCGTCGTCAGGCTTCTTGTCGCCGTCGCCGTTGCCGCACCCGGCCACGGCGAGGGCCAGGGCCGCGGCGAGCGCCGTCGCGGCGGCCCTCCTCCGGGCCTTCGTCGTGTGCCGAATGCTCATCGCTCGCTGTCCTTTGCTCTTCTGCTCTGCGTTCGCTCGTCAGTCGGCCGTCAGTCGGCCAGGTGCACGGAGAAGAGGTCCTTGGCGTCGGGGAAGAGATCGAGACGCGTCGGGTCGATGGTCAGGTCGGCTCCGTCGCAGAGGAGGTCGATGGGCGGCTTGTCGTCCTTGCCGTCGTCCTTACCACCGTCGCCGTCCTTGCCGTCGTCCTTACCGTCGTCATCCTTGCCGCCGTCGCCGCCCTTGCCGTCGCCGTCGTTGGGCCGCTCGGTCGGCTGGGCGGGCG encodes the following:
- a CDS encoding cold-shock protein gives rise to the protein MTTTGKILRFDEFRGYGFIAPDDGGEDVFMHANDLLDEKHLFQPGSKVRFVPEYGDKGPKASEVRVVERAAPVERAAPIVRPSAGPDGDDTMCDVLSAAEFRQELTEALVEVGGSLTADQIKQVRRRVIEIAQAHNWIES
- a CDS encoding prepilin peptidase, with the protein product MQPLLIVLAAAYGAAAGLLVPRPLYRLAVEPEEPWRGACPRGHALTGPARGWLGPARCAGCRDGERDYGTGPVLAAVLTALVCAGLAAAVGARPELAVWLLLVPLGVLLTAVDLAVNRLPDVLTLPMAGGAAALLGAAALLPHSAGSWPRALLGGVVLGGAYLVLFLISPSGMGFGDVKLALTLGVALGWYGWDVLFVGALAGLLLGSCCAVGLVLTRRAGRRTAMAFGPFMILGAGAGLVLGALGAG
- a CDS encoding OmpA family protein, producing MTPQTTTRPARRGPVLAALASTALLVTLTAPAPPAHADSGPGAPADTTPPVKIDAKDSDLKMPEGAKLAPGRVLDIKSVVETDDGDERREDTNAKVKFALQAEVLFGKDSAKLGGDARARIKEIASEAERQNAKSVRVFGFTDDLGSAGHGIVLSKQRANAVQQALAEDLDPSINYEIRGYGEQYPIADNATEEGRKRNRRVEVSFPRTA
- a CDS encoding SLC13 family permease, with the protein product MSTAVAETLAVALLLGVLAFAVVRPRGLPEAVAAVPAAGIVVAIGAVSPAGAWAEARELLPVVGFLAAVLLLARMCADEGLFEAAGQAVARACAGRTDRLLGGVFAVAAAVTAVLSLDATVVLLTPVVFATAARLGARSRPHVYACAHLSNSASLLLPVSNLTNLLALEAGGVSFTRFAVLMGPAWVVTIGIEYLVFRRFFADDLAAGTSEPPPADWPRVPVFAVTVLLLTLAGFVGTSLAGLDPQWAAWAGALVLTVRALRRRRATVREAIGATGPLFCLFVLALGVVVQAVLAGGLQGALGQVLPTGASLPALLGIAAVAAVLANLINNLPAVLALLPIASGGGPGPVLAVLIGVNLGPNLTYVGSLATLLWRRIVHRHDPETGSDLGVFTRLGLLTAPATVVAATAAMWAMLRVTGS
- a CDS encoding PhoH family protein, which codes for MVTSKKRREHDRRTYVLDTSVLLADPNAMARFDEHEVVLPVVVVTELEAKRHHPELGYFARQALRLLDEYRIRYGRLDAPIPIGELGGTLRVELNHSDPGILPAAFRNHGGKVGDNDSRILAVARNLQAEGYDVTVVSKDLPLRIKASSVGLLAEEYRAELAITDSGWTGMTELAVPAEQVDDLFAAETAYVPEAAGLPVHTGLVLQSERGNALGRVTPDGQVRLVRGDREAFGIHGRSAEQRIALDLLLDPEVGIISMGGRAGTGKSALALCAGLEAVLERRQHRKVMIFRPLYAVGGQELGYLPGTEAEKMSPWAQAVFDTLSAVTSAEVIEEVVGRGMLEVMPLTHIRGRSLHDAFVIVDEAQSLERNVLLTVLSRIGANSRVVLTHDVAQRDNLRVGRYDGVVAVVEKLKGHPLFAHVTLTRSERSPIAALVTEMLEDSHI
- a CDS encoding isoprenyl transferase; this translates as MKLRDLVYGLYARRVEGRLDHDQVPKHIGVILDGNRRWARAAGGTAEQGHKAGASKIQELLGWCSETDVEVVTLWLLSTDNLDRPEEELVPLLSIIEGAVRDLAADGRWRVHHVGNRDLLPSRTQTVLKEAERDTEHIDGILVNVAVGYGGRQEIADAVRSLLLDHATKGTSFEELAEVVDIDLISEHLYTRGQPDPDLVIRTSGEQRLSGFMLWQSAHSEYYFCEVFWPAFRKVDFLRALRDYAARHRRYGN
- a CDS encoding DUF192 domain-containing protein, producing the protein MGRWRDGTGTLRVVGGADGGPGGGSNGAKEDPGGVAGGAGRAGGAGGAGGAGGAGGAGGAGGAGGAESIPLTIAASYRARARGLLGRDGLTGALLLTPASGVHTFRMRFAIDVAYLDRRLTVLDVHTLRPGRLGRPRLRSRHVLEAEAGALERWGVRRGVRIVIAPGPSAPPPPSVR